A window from Enterocloster bolteae encodes these proteins:
- a CDS encoding zinc ribbon domain-containing protein: protein MKCTKCGAEQEADVKFCTQCGAPMEHEDQTPENNGPEPADKEPASGAEAVKSEEPASGAEAVKTEEPASGAETVKAEEPADEAEAVKAEEPAAEAENVKTEEPAPAAVTVPEEPQPNKKFIKILAAVIAFAAVIAVAALAYVKMTTKDPKQVVIDAFENVFPEGQVYPSEELFGLKDFAETVKTADSQGGLTLKMDSCSDATVNAYAGSGLRFEAKDDKTNGRSFFNMGVIYSGMDLANLNAYYGDDTLMLAVPELSAKVFTVDLGEGLADRIKNSPTVGPLLEQNGVDVEGMAVYFTELMDEAEKAQTEGRQPFDVEALINRYKEGCKAQENFKAALTVEKAAKGTYTIDGAQVSCKGYNVTVSKDSMIEFLRQSSDFFLQDETLKADFMRQLETTVKMSELMGGTMSGTGTMSAEEMQQQSYEEAKKMVDQMIEYLDKALTDVNMTVYVDKKGRLAAVEGSTNLYVEDTDVSEEGYIALTFSCQLQGGAYLTQNALASITLEDATDTVSIDMVKQGSYDKSVLTSDLSLDLTVPGDETYNFTYTSTYDSKDGSYHLSGEVGGNGSQLVKISAEGAVDQLEKGKSVHVNIDSLETSIMDDSVNVVLSGEYYYQPLEGEISPLEGETMDVLSATEEDWTNVGMEMLFGVMGLGSQMGVSMY from the coding sequence ATGAAATGTACCAAGTGTGGAGCAGAGCAGGAAGCAGATGTGAAATTCTGTACCCAGTGCGGGGCTCCGATGGAACATGAGGATCAGACACCGGAAAACAACGGCCCGGAGCCGGCAGACAAGGAACCGGCGTCCGGCGCGGAGGCAGTAAAGTCGGAAGAACCGGCATCCGGTGCGGAGGCAGTAAAGACGGAAGAACCGGCATCCGGTGCGGAGACAGTAAAAGCAGAGGAACCGGCGGACGAAGCAGAGGCAGTAAAAGCAGAGGAACCGGCGGCCGAAGCAGAGAATGTAAAAACAGAGGAACCGGCTCCGGCAGCAGTGACTGTGCCGGAAGAGCCCCAGCCAAATAAGAAGTTTATCAAGATATTGGCTGCGGTCATCGCCTTTGCCGCTGTCATTGCCGTTGCAGCGCTGGCCTATGTGAAGATGACCACAAAGGATCCAAAGCAGGTGGTCATTGACGCTTTTGAAAATGTATTCCCGGAAGGACAGGTTTACCCTTCTGAGGAGCTGTTCGGCCTGAAAGACTTTGCTGAGACAGTGAAGACAGCAGACAGCCAGGGCGGCCTGACACTTAAGATGGACAGCTGCTCGGATGCGACAGTCAATGCTTATGCAGGAAGCGGCCTGCGCTTTGAGGCAAAGGATGACAAGACCAACGGCAGGAGCTTCTTCAACATGGGAGTTATCTACAGCGGAATGGACCTTGCCAATCTGAACGCATATTACGGGGATGATACCCTGATGCTTGCGGTTCCGGAGCTGTCCGCCAAGGTGTTTACCGTGGACCTGGGAGAGGGACTGGCAGACCGTATTAAGAATTCGCCTACCGTGGGACCTCTGCTGGAGCAGAACGGCGTGGATGTGGAAGGCATGGCTGTTTATTTCACAGAGCTGATGGACGAGGCTGAAAAAGCACAGACAGAAGGCAGACAGCCCTTTGACGTGGAGGCGCTGATTAACCGTTATAAAGAAGGATGCAAGGCCCAGGAGAATTTCAAGGCTGCCCTGACAGTTGAAAAGGCCGCTAAGGGAACCTACACCATAGACGGCGCCCAGGTAAGCTGCAAGGGATATAATGTGACTGTCAGCAAGGATTCCATGATTGAATTCCTTCGTCAGTCCTCTGATTTCTTCCTTCAGGACGAGACCCTGAAAGCAGATTTTATGCGTCAGCTGGAGACCACCGTTAAGATGAGCGAGCTTATGGGCGGAACCATGTCAGGGACCGGAACCATGTCCGCGGAGGAGATGCAGCAGCAGTCCTACGAGGAGGCAAAGAAAATGGTGGACCAGATGATAGAATATCTGGACAAGGCGCTGACTGATGTAAACATGACGGTTTATGTGGATAAGAAGGGACGCCTGGCAGCAGTGGAAGGCTCCACCAATCTCTATGTTGAGGATACAGATGTTTCTGAAGAGGGATATATTGCACTGACCTTTAGCTGCCAGCTTCAGGGCGGCGCCTATCTGACTCAGAATGCCCTGGCCAGCATTACGCTGGAGGATGCCACGGATACGGTGAGCATTGATATGGTGAAGCAGGGAAGCTACGATAAAAGCGTGCTGACCAGCGACCTTTCCCTGGATTTGACTGTTCCCGGTGATGAGACCTATAACTTTACATACACCAGTACATATGATTCCAAGGACGGAAGCTACCACCTGTCAGGCGAGGTAGGAGGAAATGGCTCACAGCTTGTGAAGATTTCCGCTGAAGGCGCAGTGGACCAGCTGGAAAAGGGAAAATCCGTCCATGTGAACATTGATTCTCTGGAGACATCCATTATGGATGATTCCGTGAATGTGGTTCTCAGCGGTGAATACTACTATCAGCCGCTGGAAGGCGAAATCAGTCCTTTAGAGGGCGAGACCATGGATGTGCTGTCTGCCACGGAAGAGGATTGGACCAATGTAGGGATGGAAATGCTGTTTGGCGTCATGGGATTAGGCAGCCAGATGGGAGTATCCATGTATTAA
- a CDS encoding ABC transporter ATP-binding protein, which translates to MLEISGIYKSYHRQNILAGADLTVAPGECVGIVGYNGCGKTTLLSILAGAQKADRGSILYNGREASGHPRVFAEEAAYVPQENPLMEELTVRDNLLLWYRGSRKQMESDLKDGAASMLGVDRMLDRTAGKLSGGMKKRLSIACALSNHAPVLIMDEPGAALDLECKEIIRNYLREYMASGGAVILTSHELAELALCTRMCILKGGVLREIECGLSAKELISQFR; encoded by the coding sequence ATGCTGGAGATATCAGGAATTTATAAGTCCTATCACAGACAGAATATTTTAGCGGGAGCGGACCTGACAGTGGCTCCGGGAGAATGTGTGGGCATTGTGGGGTATAACGGCTGCGGCAAGACGACTCTTTTGTCCATTCTGGCAGGTGCCCAGAAAGCGGACCGGGGCAGTATCTTATATAATGGCAGGGAGGCGTCGGGCCATCCGCGGGTATTTGCGGAGGAGGCGGCTTATGTGCCCCAGGAGAATCCTCTTATGGAGGAACTGACAGTAAGGGACAACCTGCTATTGTGGTACAGGGGAAGCAGAAAGCAGATGGAATCGGATTTAAAGGACGGAGCAGCTTCCATGCTGGGTGTGGACCGCATGCTGGATCGTACAGCGGGAAAGCTTTCCGGCGGGATGAAGAAGCGGCTCAGCATAGCATGCGCCCTGTCCAACCATGCTCCTGTTCTTATTATGGATGAGCCGGGGGCTGCCCTGGATTTGGAGTGTAAGGAAATTATCCGGAATTATCTCAGGGAATATATGGCTTCGGGCGGGGCTGTTATACTGACGTCCCATGAGCTGGCGGAGCTGGCCTTGTGTACCAGGATGTGCATACTAAAAGGCGGAGTTTTAAGGGAAATCGAATGTGGACTGTCGGCAAAAGAGCTGATTAGCCAATTTCGATAG
- a CDS encoding NUDIX hydrolase: MKKADNKDEKLNRNLSWKILDETTVIKDSWIDMRASTCQLPGGMVIAPFYVNHLPDFAVVVAVTPEHRVIMVRQYRHGVEKVLLELPAGCIEAGEDPKDGAARELLEETGYKAGSLEFLFKIAPNASNCTSYAQCYLARNVFPAAPQNLDETEALEVVELEGEEVKRLLREGGVEQAVHVAALYRAAELGALG, from the coding sequence ATGAAGAAGGCGGATAATAAAGATGAGAAACTGAATAGGAATCTTTCATGGAAAATACTGGATGAGACAACTGTAATTAAGGATTCATGGATTGATATGCGCGCCAGCACCTGCCAGCTGCCGGGCGGCATGGTCATTGCCCCCTTTTATGTCAATCATCTGCCGGATTTTGCGGTGGTAGTGGCGGTAACGCCGGAGCACAGGGTGATAATGGTGCGCCAGTACCGCCACGGTGTGGAGAAGGTGCTTCTGGAGCTTCCGGCGGGATGCATCGAGGCAGGAGAGGATCCAAAGGACGGTGCTGCCAGAGAACTGCTGGAAGAAACCGGATACAAGGCAGGGAGTCTGGAATTCCTCTTCAAAATCGCCCCGAATGCCAGCAACTGCACCAGCTATGCCCAGTGCTACCTGGCCAGGAATGTATTCCCGGCCGCACCCCAGAATCTGGATGAGACAGAGGCCTTGGAGGTAGTGGAGTTGGAGGGGGAGGAAGTGAAGCGTTTGCTGAGGGAAGGCGGGGTAGAGCAGGCCGTACATGTGGCGGCGCTGTACAGGGCGGCTGAGCTGGGAGCATTAGGTTAA
- a CDS encoding multidrug resistance efflux transporter family protein: MKKALIYGILASFFFAFTFILNRSMNLAGGYWMWAASLRYLFTFPILWIMLAGSPSAGRVWSAVKEAPVSWLVWSTVGFGLFYAPLTFGSVLGESWLAAATWQLTIVAGVLLTPLFGKRIPIRNLGWSVLVLAGVFMMQVPHLKRMEVRTVLFTLAPILVAAFSYPLGNRKMMALCPAGMTTLERVYGMTLCSMPFWIFMSGWAWVKAGPAGRGQVFQSLCVALFSGVIATILFFKATDLVKENPRHLAVIEATQCGEVVFTLLGGILLLKDRVPEPAGLAGIAVIVAGMVGNSLSAGKQCGESAVYPADSRQ; the protein is encoded by the coding sequence TTGAAGAAAGCGCTGATATACGGGATTCTGGCATCCTTTTTCTTTGCGTTTACCTTTATCCTGAACAGAAGCATGAATCTGGCCGGAGGATACTGGATGTGGGCGGCCAGCCTCAGGTATCTGTTTACATTTCCCATATTGTGGATTATGCTGGCAGGGAGCCCCTCGGCGGGCAGGGTGTGGAGCGCCGTAAAAGAGGCGCCTGTCTCATGGCTGGTATGGAGTACGGTGGGTTTCGGACTGTTTTACGCACCTCTTACCTTCGGATCCGTGTTGGGGGAATCCTGGCTGGCAGCGGCTACCTGGCAGCTGACCATAGTGGCTGGCGTGCTTTTGACGCCGTTATTTGGAAAAAGAATACCAATCCGGAACCTGGGGTGGTCTGTTCTCGTACTGGCAGGCGTATTTATGATGCAGGTGCCTCATCTGAAGCGGATGGAGGTGAGGACTGTGCTCTTTACGCTGGCACCCATACTGGTGGCGGCATTTTCCTATCCCCTGGGAAACCGCAAAATGATGGCGCTTTGTCCGGCAGGCATGACCACCCTGGAACGGGTTTACGGCATGACACTGTGCAGCATGCCCTTTTGGATTTTCATGTCTGGCTGGGCCTGGGTAAAAGCTGGGCCGGCAGGCCGCGGACAGGTATTCCAGTCCCTGTGCGTGGCTCTGTTTTCAGGTGTTATTGCAACGATCCTGTTCTTTAAGGCCACGGACCTGGTAAAAGAGAATCCGCGTCATCTGGCAGTGATAGAGGCTACCCAGTGCGGTGAGGTGGTATTTACCCTGCTGGGAGGAATCCTGCTGCTAAAGGACAGAGTTCCGGAGCCGGCGGGACTGGCCGGAATTGCGGTGATTGTGGCCGGCATGGTGGGAAACAGTCTGTCCGCGGGGAAACAGTGCGGTGAAAGCGCGGTATACCCGGCGGATTCCCGGCAGTAA